From Rhodamnia argentea isolate NSW1041297 chromosome 10, ASM2092103v1, whole genome shotgun sequence, a single genomic window includes:
- the LOC115739125 gene encoding phospholipid--sterol O-acyltransferase isoform X2, which translates to MRAKATRVRSLASVLLLLAIIIAAGASTGEEEEIRSKQRQRLSGIIIPGFASAQLRAWSILDCPYSPLDFNPLDLVWLDTTKLLSAVNCWLKCMLLDPYNQTDHPECKSRPDGGLSAITELDPGYITGPLSSVWKDWVKWCIEFGVEANAIIAVPYDWRLSPSMLEERDLYFHKLKLTFETALKLRGGPSLVFAHSLGNNVFRYFLEWLKLEIAPKQYLKWLDEHIHAYFAVAAPLLGSTQTIEASLSGFTFGLPISEGTARLLFNSFSSSLWMMPFSKYCQTDKAYWKHFSLGNSRGHHAYQCDEQEYRSNYSGWPTNIINIEIPSIRGVDAYPSVSDIADVNLSNMECGLPTQLSFSAREISDGTFFKAIEDYDPDSKRLLHQLQKSYHGDPVLNPLTPWERPPIKNVFCIYGIDSKTEVGYYFAPSGKPYPDNWIITDVIYEFEGSLLSRSGNVVEGNPGATSGDETVSYHSLSWCKNWLGHRINITRAPQSEHDGSDVQVELNVEHPYDEDIFPNMTRSPRVKYITYYEDAESIPGRTTAVWELDKANHRNIVRSPVLMREVWLQMWHNIHPEAKTKFVTKAKRGPLRDNDCFWDYGKARCAWPEYCEYRYVFGDVHLGQSCRLKNSSSDLLLHYV; encoded by the exons ATGAGAGCGAAGGCGACTCGGGTCCGCTCCCTCGCCTCGGTTCTGCTGCTGCTGGCGATCATCATCGCCGCGGGCGCGTCgacgggggaggaggaggagatacgGTCGAAGCAGAGGCAGAGGCTCTCCGGGATCATCATACCGGGGTTCGCCTCCGCTCAGCTTCGGGCTTGGTCCATCCTCGACTGCCCTTACTCGCCGCTCGATTTCAACCCTCTCGACTTGGTCTGGCTCGACACCACCAAG CTTCTTTCTGCTGTAAACTGTTGGCTTAAATGCATGCTTCTAGACCCTTATAATCAAACAGATCATCCTGAATGTAAATCACGCCCAGATGGTGGTCTTTCTGCAATTACAGAACTTGATCCTGGTTATATTACAG gtCCTCTTTCTTCAGTATGGAAGGACTGGGTAAAGTGGTGCATTGAATTTGGTGTTGAGGCAAATGCTATCATTGCTGTTCCATATGATTGGAGATTGTCACCATCAATGCTTGAGGAGAGAGATCTCTACTTTCACAAGCTGAA GCTGACATTTGAGACTGCACTAAAACTTCGTGGAGGGCCCTCATTAGTGTTCGCACATTCCTTGGGTAATAATGTTTTCCGCTACTTCCTGGAATGGTTAAAGCTAGAAATTGCTCCAAAACAGTATCTTAAGTGGCTTGATGAACACATACATGCCTATTTCGCTGTCG CGGCTCCGCTTCTTGGTTCAACTCAGACTATTGAGGCGTCACTTTCTGGATTTACATTTGGTCTTCCTATTTCTGAG GGGACGGCGAGATTGTTGttcaattcattttcttcttccctaTGGATGATGCCATTTTCAAAGTATTGTCAGACGGATAAGGCATACTGGAAGCATTTTTCTTTGGGAAACAGCAGAGGTCATCATGCATATCAATGTGACGAACAAGAATATCGATCAAACTATTCTGGATGGCCGACAAATATAATAAACATTGAAATTCCCTCTATCCGTG GAGTTGACGCCTACCCATCAGTTTCGGACATTGCCGATGTCAATTTGTCAAATATGGAATGTGGCCTTCCTACTCAGCTATCCTTTTCAGCCAGGGAAATATCAGATGGGACCTTCTTCAAAGCAATTGAGGATTATGACCCAGATAGCAAGAGACTTTTGCACCAATTACAAAA GTCATATCATGGAGATCCTGTTTTAAATCCACTTACACCTTGGGAGAGGCCGCCTATAAAGAACGTCTTTTGTATCTACGGGATAGATTCCAAGACTGAG GTTGGTTACTATTTTGCCCCAAGTGGGAAACCTTACCCTGATAACTGGATCATCACCGATGTCATTTATGAATTTGAAGGATCTCTGCTATCGAG ATCAGGGAATGTGGTCGAGGGGAATCCAGGAGCTACAAGCGGTGATGAGACA GTATCGTACCATTCTCTCTCTTGGTGCAAGAATTGGCTTGGTCACAGAATAAACATTACAAGAGCACCTCAG TCTGAGCATGATGGTTCAGATGTACAAGTGGAATTGAATGTGGAGCATCCCtatgatgaagatatttttccaaacatgacaAGATCTCCTAGGGTTAAATACATAACCTATTATGAAGATGCTGAAAGCATTCCAGGAAGGACAACGGCAGTTTGGGAGCTTGATAAAG CAAACCACAGGAATATTGTGAGGTCCCCAGTATTAATGAGGGAAGTGTGGCTTCAGATGTGGCACAATATCCATCctgaagcaaaaacaaaattcGTTACGAAGG CTAAGCGTGGACCTCTAAGGGACAATGACTGTTTCTGGGACTATGGGAAAGCTCGGTGTGCATGGCCTGAGTATTGCGAATACAG GTATGTTTTTGGAGACGTTCATCTTGGGCAGAGCTGTAGACTAAAGAATTCTTCCTCCGATCTTCTATTGCATTATGTGTAG
- the LOC115739125 gene encoding phospholipid--sterol O-acyltransferase isoform X1 gives MRAKATRVRSLASVLLLLAIIIAAGASTGEEEEIRSKQRQRLSGIIIPGFASAQLRAWSILDCPYSPLDFNPLDLVWLDTTKLLSAVNCWLKCMLLDPYNQTDHPECKSRPDGGLSAITELDPGYITVFFSIGPLSSVWKDWVKWCIEFGVEANAIIAVPYDWRLSPSMLEERDLYFHKLKLTFETALKLRGGPSLVFAHSLGNNVFRYFLEWLKLEIAPKQYLKWLDEHIHAYFAVAAPLLGSTQTIEASLSGFTFGLPISEGTARLLFNSFSSSLWMMPFSKYCQTDKAYWKHFSLGNSRGHHAYQCDEQEYRSNYSGWPTNIINIEIPSIRGVDAYPSVSDIADVNLSNMECGLPTQLSFSAREISDGTFFKAIEDYDPDSKRLLHQLQKSYHGDPVLNPLTPWERPPIKNVFCIYGIDSKTEVGYYFAPSGKPYPDNWIITDVIYEFEGSLLSRSGNVVEGNPGATSGDETVSYHSLSWCKNWLGHRINITRAPQSEHDGSDVQVELNVEHPYDEDIFPNMTRSPRVKYITYYEDAESIPGRTTAVWELDKANHRNIVRSPVLMREVWLQMWHNIHPEAKTKFVTKAKRGPLRDNDCFWDYGKARCAWPEYCEYRYVFGDVHLGQSCRLKNSSSDLLLHYV, from the exons ATGAGAGCGAAGGCGACTCGGGTCCGCTCCCTCGCCTCGGTTCTGCTGCTGCTGGCGATCATCATCGCCGCGGGCGCGTCgacgggggaggaggaggagatacgGTCGAAGCAGAGGCAGAGGCTCTCCGGGATCATCATACCGGGGTTCGCCTCCGCTCAGCTTCGGGCTTGGTCCATCCTCGACTGCCCTTACTCGCCGCTCGATTTCAACCCTCTCGACTTGGTCTGGCTCGACACCACCAAG CTTCTTTCTGCTGTAAACTGTTGGCTTAAATGCATGCTTCTAGACCCTTATAATCAAACAGATCATCCTGAATGTAAATCACGCCCAGATGGTGGTCTTTCTGCAATTACAGAACTTGATCCTGGTTATATTACAG tttttttttctataggtCCTCTTTCTTCAGTATGGAAGGACTGGGTAAAGTGGTGCATTGAATTTGGTGTTGAGGCAAATGCTATCATTGCTGTTCCATATGATTGGAGATTGTCACCATCAATGCTTGAGGAGAGAGATCTCTACTTTCACAAGCTGAA GCTGACATTTGAGACTGCACTAAAACTTCGTGGAGGGCCCTCATTAGTGTTCGCACATTCCTTGGGTAATAATGTTTTCCGCTACTTCCTGGAATGGTTAAAGCTAGAAATTGCTCCAAAACAGTATCTTAAGTGGCTTGATGAACACATACATGCCTATTTCGCTGTCG CGGCTCCGCTTCTTGGTTCAACTCAGACTATTGAGGCGTCACTTTCTGGATTTACATTTGGTCTTCCTATTTCTGAG GGGACGGCGAGATTGTTGttcaattcattttcttcttccctaTGGATGATGCCATTTTCAAAGTATTGTCAGACGGATAAGGCATACTGGAAGCATTTTTCTTTGGGAAACAGCAGAGGTCATCATGCATATCAATGTGACGAACAAGAATATCGATCAAACTATTCTGGATGGCCGACAAATATAATAAACATTGAAATTCCCTCTATCCGTG GAGTTGACGCCTACCCATCAGTTTCGGACATTGCCGATGTCAATTTGTCAAATATGGAATGTGGCCTTCCTACTCAGCTATCCTTTTCAGCCAGGGAAATATCAGATGGGACCTTCTTCAAAGCAATTGAGGATTATGACCCAGATAGCAAGAGACTTTTGCACCAATTACAAAA GTCATATCATGGAGATCCTGTTTTAAATCCACTTACACCTTGGGAGAGGCCGCCTATAAAGAACGTCTTTTGTATCTACGGGATAGATTCCAAGACTGAG GTTGGTTACTATTTTGCCCCAAGTGGGAAACCTTACCCTGATAACTGGATCATCACCGATGTCATTTATGAATTTGAAGGATCTCTGCTATCGAG ATCAGGGAATGTGGTCGAGGGGAATCCAGGAGCTACAAGCGGTGATGAGACA GTATCGTACCATTCTCTCTCTTGGTGCAAGAATTGGCTTGGTCACAGAATAAACATTACAAGAGCACCTCAG TCTGAGCATGATGGTTCAGATGTACAAGTGGAATTGAATGTGGAGCATCCCtatgatgaagatatttttccaaacatgacaAGATCTCCTAGGGTTAAATACATAACCTATTATGAAGATGCTGAAAGCATTCCAGGAAGGACAACGGCAGTTTGGGAGCTTGATAAAG CAAACCACAGGAATATTGTGAGGTCCCCAGTATTAATGAGGGAAGTGTGGCTTCAGATGTGGCACAATATCCATCctgaagcaaaaacaaaattcGTTACGAAGG CTAAGCGTGGACCTCTAAGGGACAATGACTGTTTCTGGGACTATGGGAAAGCTCGGTGTGCATGGCCTGAGTATTGCGAATACAG GTATGTTTTTGGAGACGTTCATCTTGGGCAGAGCTGTAGACTAAAGAATTCTTCCTCCGATCTTCTATTGCATTATGTGTAG
- the LOC125312643 gene encoding uncharacterized protein LOC125312643, with the protein MDDSMLSDPSTGISSSAHCDGDDDDDDQLQSMTAKGIKHLRSELLELKAVSDEEFHQNIYSNYSTFVRVFEEVEMIETELIQLKDHATNQKRLVEEFIDQMDLELSIEDAMQPIAFKHEAEESILSNIQAHAINVLDTLDLLLIENRVDEAIDILELEDENFAKLNREVNSSPNSVQSYKSMRSERKVKLVIQLTQLAQNQRITAPELLKALVGLRRLGNSNLAIQLSLQYHHSHIAAGMRNLRQSKSLLNEVYIRELSKLAFSLISQSARSFAMLRRDVSGYSLEFVRWAHQEVEAFVAYFSEYIKSASEISGGLSIAIQSMQFALSYCSLLERDQKLVLRPYLIEQLQPHMEEVLAIHVDHFRKVVDIFTATDTWILGKYLISGILAEGYSSMEVGQPPEYCFLTSSSRKIITLLQAVAEELWPLVAAQMENSIIRGLTDLFTHYTVMLEKLVIGKSFTLEKERDRSSSVKILTGQVSALVSLSTLEGLFSRILRSSFRTDGKITRRSEGDEYTACLSSTEEAYNRLRASFCRVFLSRVTSRQSNGQTISEIDTRAGNHSIHDMMPSVSFQMLFLELRDIEKLAQEDAFEHSWVMELLRELTEAIFSWMSNEETNSDFDDCVATTRYPKSLAELFILDAQFIAEIARRGGYFSEDPSALIDLLTSAYLSAGLDPRRNPTGDSWAITAAGKAAEKLMEIEKNDDLTRRREDAVEDGDDHLPENQLASKSSPGLGDSTSIIADDSSTSEGSLSAGDAWEAPTNKMEADADPLNERAPVSEKRASVDDESNVLLPHEAMNTKHLEGTDDDNLKPRQLFKVEISDQHDGLDEEEETN; encoded by the exons ATGGACGATTCCATGCTCTCCGACCCGAGCACTGGCATCTCCTCAAGTGCACACtgcgacggcgacgacgacgacgacgatcaGCTGCAGTCCATGACTGCCAAG GGTATAAAACATCTCCGGTCGGAGCTTCTCGAGCTAAAGGCGGTGTCTGATGAGGAGTTTCACCAGAACATCTATTCTAATTATTCAACCTTTGTTAG GGTATTTGAGGAAGTCGAAATGATCGAGACGGAACTGATTCAATTGAAAGATCACGCTACAAATCAAAAGAGACTTGTGGAGGAGTTCATTGATCAGATGGATCTTGAATTGTCAATAGAGGACGCAATGCAGCCGATCGCCTTCAAACATGAAGCCGAGGAATCTATCCTATCGAACATACAGGCTCATGCCATCAATGTCCTAGACACTCTCGACCTTCTCTTAATAGAAAATAGAGTCGATGAAGCTATTGACATTCTCGAATTAGAGGATGAAAATTTCGCGAAGTTGAACAGAGAAGTGAACTCTTCGCCGAACAGTGTGCAGTCATATAAGTCTATGAGAAGCGAGAGGAAAGTCAAGCTCGTAATTCAGCTAACACAATTGGCTCAGAATCAAAGAATAACTGCACCAGAACTTCTCAAGGCATTGGTTGGTCTTCGAAGACTTGGCAACAGTAATCTCGCAATCCAGTTGTCGCTTCAATATCACCACTCACATATCGCGGCTGGAATGCGCAATCTACGACAATCGAAATCACTGTTGAATGAAGTATACATACGAGAACTCTCGAAGCTAGCCTTCTCTTTGATCTCTCAATCGGCAAGGAGCTTTGCGATGTTGCGAAGAGATGTATCGGGGTACAGCCTCGAATTCGTCCGATGGGCGCATCAAGAAGTCGAAGCTTTCGTCGCTTACTTCAGCGAATACATAAAGTCAGCTTCCGAGATAAGCGGCGGCCTGTCCATCGCAATACAATCGATGCAATTCGCTTTGTCCTATTGCTCTTTGCTAGAGAGGGATCAAAAGTTAGTATTGAGGCCATACCTGATTGAGCAATTGCAACCTCACATGGAGGAGGTTTTAGCAATTCATGTAGACCATTTCAGGAAAGTGGTGGACATATTCACGGCTACTGACACTTGGATACTCGGTAAGTACCTCATCTCGGGGATTTTGGCGGAAGGATATTCATCTATGGAAGTCGGTCAGCCGCCTGAATATTGTTTTCTCACGAGCAGCAGTCGCAAAATAATCACACTATTACAG GCTGTTGCAGAAGAACTTTGGCCTTTAGTTGCAGCTCAGATGGAAAATTCAATCATCAGGGGACTCACAGATCTGTTCACACACTATACTGTGATGCTCGAAAAGCTTGTAATTGGCAAATCATTTACgctagaaaaagagagagatcgcTCGAGCTCTGTCAAGATATTGACTGGACAAGTATCTGCTTTGGTGAGTCTTTCGACTTTGGAAGGCCTTTTCTCCAGAATACTCAGAAGCAGTTTCCGAACCGATGGCAAAATAACTCGTCGAAGCGAAGGTGATGAGTACACTGCGTGTTTATCATCTACCGAAGAGGCGTATAACCGGCTTCGAGCCTCTTTTTGTCGGGTGTTTCTATCTAGAGTCACATCTCGGCAGAGCAACGGGCAAACCATATCAGAAATCGATACCCGAGCAGGGAATCACTCCATCCATGATATGATGCCTTCAGTTTCGTTTCAG ATGCTGTTCTTGGAGCTTAGGGATATAGAAAAACTTGCTCAAGAAGATGCATTCGAGCATAGTTGGGTAATGGAGCTCTTGAGGGAGTTGACAGAAGCGATATTTTCTTGGATGTCGAATGAAGAAACGAACTCGGACTTCGACGACTGCGTTGCGACGACCCGATATCCAAAAAGTTTGGCAGAG CTATTTATCTTGGATGCGCAATTTATAGCCGAAATAGCAAGGCGCGGTGGATACTTCTCTGAGGATCCCTCGGCTCTGATAGATCTCTTGACGTCTGCGTATCTCTCAGCTGGATTGGATCCTCGAAG GAACCCAACTGGCGATTCTTGGGCCATCACGGCCGCCGGTAAAGCAGCTGAAAAGCTAATGGAGATcgagaaaaatgatgatttgaCGAGACGGCGTGAGGATGCCGTTGAAGACGGAGATGATCACCTTCCCGAGAACCAATTAGCGAGCAAGAGCAGCCCCGGGCTCGGTGATTCTACAAGCATCATAGCAGATGATAGTTCGACGTCGGAAGGGAGTTTGAGCGCCGGAGATGCCTGGGAAGCTCCAACTAATAAGATGGAAGCAGACGCTGACCCACTTAACGAGCGTGCTCCTGTAAGCGAGAAGCGTGCATCGGTCGACGACGAATCCAATGTGTTGTTGCCTCATGAAGCTATGAACACAAAGCATCTTGAGGGTACGGACGATGATAACCTTAAGCCGCGACAGCTTTTCAAGGTAGAGATCTCTGATCAACATGACGGGCTtgatgaggaggaagagactAACTAG
- the LOC115739220 gene encoding protein NRT1/ PTR FAMILY 5.2-like yields MMTGKVEEKGSAEKDDYTQDGTVDLKGRPILRSNTGRWNACSFIVGYEAFERMAFSGISSNLVVYLTKKLHEGTVTSSNNVTNWIGTVYIQIRFVTRSTNAQGMSLLTLAVSVPSLRPPSCGPAIKEEMCNKHASTLQIGIFYFALYIIGVGTGGTKPNISTMGADQFDDFEPKERAQKFSFFNWWMFSIFFGALFAATVLVYVQDNVGWPLGYGLPTLGLAISVLVFLAGAPFYRHKMPSGSPFTRIAQVLVASTRKWKLPIPSDPKELYELSLEQYAESNKFRIDHSASLRFLDKAAVYIDSSSPWMLCPVTQVEETKQMVKMLPILAVTFIPSTMYAQVHTLFIKQGTTLDRSMGPHFDIPPASLIAFVTIFMLVSLVIYDRFFVPTIRRYTKNPRGITLLQRMGVGLVLHIIIMITACLAERRRLSIARENNIYSKFQTVPLTIFILLPQFALMGVADTFVEVAKLEFFYDQAPQGMKSLGTSYCTSSLGIGNFLSSFLLKTVSRITKEHGHKGWILDNLNISHLDYYYAFLAILTFLNFLVFLVVAKFFVYNEEVTFDKGKEAFPANSANHEAMAEG; encoded by the exons ATGATGACAGGAAAGGTTGAAGAGAAAGGAAGTGCAGAGAAAGACGATTACACACAAGATGGCACTGTGGACCTCAAAGGAAGACCCATCCTAAGATCCAACACCGGCCGATGGAACGCTTGTTCCTTCATCGTAG GATACGAAGCATTTGAGAGAATGGCGTTCAGTGGGATTTCGTCGAACCTAGTAGTGTACCTGACGAAGAAGCTCCATGAAGGCACTGTGACATCCTCGAACAATGTCACGAACTGGATCGGAACG GTATACATACAAATTCGATTTGTAACACGATCAACGAATGCACAGGGCATGTCCCTCCTAACGCTGGCAGTGTCAGTGCCATCGCTGAGGCCTCCATCATGCGGCCCCGCGATCAAAGAAGAGATGTGCAACAAGCATGCCTCGACCCTCCAGATAGGCATCTTCTACTTCGCCCTCTACATAATCGGGGTCGGAACTGGCGGGACCAAACCCAACATCTCGACCATGGGCGCGGACCAGTTCGACGACTTCGAGCCAAAGGAGAgggcccaaaagttctcattcTTCAACTGGTGGATGTTCAGCATCTTCTTTGGGGCACTATTCGCAGCCACAGTCCTGGTCTATGTACAAGACAACGTGGGTTGGCCACTGGGTTATGGCCTTCCCACACTAGGTCTTGCAATATCAGTCCTAGTGTTCTTGGCGGGCGCTCCATTTTACAGGCACAAAATGCCCTCAGGAAGCCCATTCACCAGGATTGCTCAGGTGTTGGTGGCGTCAACCAGGAAGTGGAAGTTGCCCATTCCAAGCGATCCGAAGGAGCTTTATGAATTGAGCCTCGAACAATACGCTGAGTCGAATAAGTTCCGGATCGATCACTCCGCTTCTTTGAG ATTTCTCGACAAAGCCGCAGTGTATATCGATTCAAGCTCGCCGTGGATGCTATGTCCGGTGACCCAAGTAGAGGAAACCAAGCAAATGGTCAAAATGCTGCCGATCCTAGCGGTGACGTTCATCCCGAGCACCATGTATGCGCAGGTGCACACGCTCTTTATCAAGCAGGGCACGACCCTGGACCGAAGCATGGGCCCTCACTTTGACATCCCTCCCGCGAGCCTCATCGCGTTTGTCACGATCTTCATGCTCGTAAGCCTCGTAATCTACGACCGGTTCTTCGTCCCTACCATCAGACGCTATACCAAGAATCCTAGAGGCATCACATTGCTGCAGAGAATGGGGGTAGGCCTTGTCCTCCACATAATCATAATGATCACAGCTTGTCTCGCCGAGAGGCGGAGGCTGAGCATCGCCAGAGAGAACAACATTTACAGCAAGTTCCAAACAGTTCCTCTCACCATCTTCATCCTCCTGCCACAGTTCGCCCTCATGGGAGTCGCCGACACCTTCGTCGAAGTGGCAAAGCTCGAGTTCTTCTACGACCAAGCGCCGCAAGGCATGAAAAGTCTAGGAACATCTTATTGCACTAGCAGTTTGGGGATCGGGAACTTCCTAAGCAGCTTTCTTCTCAAGACGGTCTCGCGAATCACCAAGGAACACGGCCACAAGGGTTGGATCTTAGACAACCTTAACATCTCCCACCTCGACTACTACTACGCGTTCTTGGCGATCCTCACGTTTCTCAATTTTCTCGTGTTCCTCGTCGTGGCCAAGTTTTTCGTATACAACGAGGAAGTAACCTTCGATAAAGGAAAGGAAGCTTTCCCTGCCAATTCAGCTAATCACGAGGCCATGGCCGAAGGATGA